A window of Mucilaginibacter sp. PAMC 26640 contains these coding sequences:
- a CDS encoding deoxynucleoside kinase — MHIAIVGNIGAGKTTLTEMLAKNYGWEPLYEAVDNNPYLEDFYSEMKRWSFNLQIYFLNSRYRQIVEIQRSGRNIIQDRTIYEDAYIFAENLHDMGLMTTRDYENYEAMFDNITEFIKPPDLLVYLKASVPTLVNNIQRRGREYEIGIRIDYLSKLNEKYDKWIKGYKLGKLLVLDKDNLDFANNTEDMASIVEKIEREINGLF, encoded by the coding sequence ATGCACATAGCTATTGTAGGAAATATTGGCGCTGGTAAAACTACACTTACCGAGATGCTGGCGAAAAATTACGGATGGGAACCCCTGTACGAGGCGGTGGATAATAACCCCTATCTGGAAGATTTTTATAGCGAAATGAAACGGTGGAGCTTTAACCTCCAGATCTATTTCTTAAATAGCCGATACCGCCAGATTGTGGAAATTCAGCGCAGCGGCCGCAACATTATCCAGGACCGTACCATTTACGAGGATGCCTACATCTTTGCGGAAAACCTTCATGATATGGGACTGATGACTACCCGCGATTATGAAAATTATGAGGCCATGTTCGATAACATCACCGAGTTCATCAAACCGCCGGATTTGCTGGTTTATCTGAAAGCATCGGTTCCCACCCTGGTCAATAATATTCAGCGTCGGGGCCGGGAATATGAGATTGGTATCCGGATAGATTACCTTTCTAAACTTAACGAGAAATACGACAAGTGGATAAAAGGTTATAAGCTGGGTAAACTGCTGGTGCTCGATAAAGACAACCTTGATTTTGCTAACAACACGGAAGATATGGCCAGCATTGTAGAAAAAATTGAGCGCGAGATCAACGGATTATTTTAG
- a CDS encoding glutamyl-tRNA amidotransferase: MTIDEQTVDKIAHLARLELNAGEKAEMIVDMNKILGFMDKLNEVDTTGVEPLVYMTDEPNTLREDVVKQLITTEEALENAPEHDGSHFLVAKVIK; the protein is encoded by the coding sequence ATGACCATTGATGAGCAAACAGTTGATAAAATAGCCCATTTGGCCCGCCTGGAACTCAACGCCGGCGAAAAGGCGGAAATGATAGTTGATATGAACAAAATCCTCGGCTTTATGGATAAGCTGAACGAGGTGGATACTACCGGTGTAGAACCATTGGTGTACATGACTGATGAACCCAATACCCTGCGCGAAGACGTAGTTAAGCAACTCATTACTACCGAAGAAGCGCTTGAAAATGCTCCGGAGCACGATGGTAGTCATTTTTTGGTGGCGAAGGTGATCAAGTAA
- a CDS encoding AraC family transcriptional regulator — protein MENLTTGTFYGQTNTTIHLDFATLTDTEYTHDKVDWHYHDNAYFTFILDGRVTEGNKKEVYNCTPGSLLFHNWQEAHYNIKPKGFTRGFHIELKEDWFKQMPLKYQNLQGSFAVTNPDIIFLFYHLFKESKINDNLTSLCAETFLLKALAQMHEEQIPARGASPLWVNELRSVLNDDVGHKFTLTQLATLLNIHPAHLSRDFSKYFHCNLGEYIRKLRVQKALTLLPDKDRSLTGIALECGFADQSHFLRCFKSFNEGNPSLYRKLLINAC, from the coding sequence ATGGAAAATTTAACAACCGGCACGTTTTATGGCCAAACAAATACAACCATTCACCTGGATTTTGCAACACTTACCGATACTGAGTATACGCATGACAAGGTTGACTGGCACTACCATGATAACGCTTACTTCACGTTTATTTTGGATGGCCGGGTAACCGAGGGAAATAAAAAAGAAGTATACAATTGCACGCCAGGTAGCTTGCTTTTCCATAACTGGCAGGAAGCGCATTACAATATCAAACCAAAAGGCTTTACGCGCGGCTTCCATATTGAGCTGAAAGAAGACTGGTTTAAGCAGATGCCACTGAAATACCAAAACCTACAAGGCAGTTTTGCCGTTACAAATCCCGATATTATATTCCTGTTTTACCATCTCTTTAAGGAATCAAAAATAAATGACAACTTAACTTCATTATGTGCCGAAACATTTCTGTTAAAGGCTTTGGCGCAAATGCATGAGGAGCAAATACCAGCAAGAGGCGCATCTCCCTTGTGGGTCAATGAGTTGCGATCTGTGCTTAACGATGACGTTGGCCATAAATTCACGCTTACCCAACTGGCAACGCTGCTAAATATTCATCCCGCGCATTTATCCAGGGATTTCTCCAAATACTTCCATTGTAATTTAGGCGAATACATCCGCAAGCTTCGGGTGCAAAAGGCGCTTACTTTACTGCCGGATAAAGACCGCTCGTTAACAGGTATTGCCCTGGAATGCGGTTTTGCAGATCAAAGCCATTTCCTGCGCTGCTTCAAAAGCTTTAATGAGGGCAATCCTTCATTGTATCGTAAGCTTTTAATTAACGCATGTTAA
- a CDS encoding macrolide ABC transporter ATP-binding protein produces the protein MIPLTKTKEEPLITIKDIGRKYVIGSEIIHAIKSVSLIINKGEFVALMGPSGSGKSTLMNILGCLDTPTKGEYILNGINVSHMTDNELAEVRNSEIGFVFQTFNLLPRNSALDNVALPLVYAGISKEKRQARAKAALENVGLGNRTDHRPNELSGGQRQRVAVARALINDPSIILADEPTGNLDTKTSIEIMGLMEDIHAKGNTIILVTHEEDIAMHAHRIVRMRDGLVENDYVNTNIQTVRQHSAAAGINLEK, from the coding sequence ATGATACCACTTACCAAGACTAAGGAAGAGCCTTTAATAACGATAAAAGACATCGGCCGCAAATATGTTATCGGCTCGGAAATTATCCATGCCATTAAATCGGTATCGCTTATCATTAATAAAGGTGAATTTGTTGCATTGATGGGGCCTTCCGGTTCGGGCAAATCCACTCTTATGAACATCCTTGGCTGTTTGGATACGCCCACTAAAGGTGAATATATCCTCAACGGTATCAACGTAAGCCACATGACGGATAATGAACTGGCCGAAGTGCGTAATTCTGAGATCGGTTTCGTTTTCCAAACCTTTAACCTTTTACCACGCAACAGTGCGCTGGATAATGTGGCCCTGCCGCTGGTTTATGCCGGCATTAGCAAGGAGAAAAGACAGGCACGCGCCAAAGCCGCTTTAGAAAATGTGGGTTTGGGTAACCGTACCGATCACCGCCCTAACGAGCTATCCGGCGGGCAGCGCCAGCGTGTGGCTGTAGCCCGGGCGCTGATCAATGATCCATCCATCATACTGGCCGATGAGCCGACAGGTAACCTGGATACCAAAACCTCTATAGAAATTATGGGCCTGATGGAAGATATCCACGCCAAAGGCAACACCATCATATTAGTTACGCACGAGGAAGATATTGCCATGCATGCTCACCGTATTGTGCGCATGCGCGACGGCCTGGTAGAGAATGATTATGTTAATACGAATATCCAAACCGTACGCCAGCACAGCGCCGCTGCAGGCATCAATTTGGAGAAGTAA
- a CDS encoding acyl-phosphate glycerol 3-phosphate acyltransferase codes for MKMILRKLHLYLYVFSVAFSYAVLYPFFYFFSRKTSRYKYMNALRRVWGFISSLLVGIIYRFDIEQPIDWSKTYIICPNHTSNLDITAMSIFVKTNDCCFMGKQELADFFVTALFFRTVDVPVDRQSKIASFRAFKKVMERLASGVTTIIFPEATIQDVYPPQLKDFKNGPFRMAIELKVPIIPVTSLNTWKVLWDDGLKYGSKPGICNIFVHKPIETAHLTLDDADALRDEVHAIISQKLAEHDH; via the coding sequence ATGAAAATGATATTGAGAAAACTGCACCTGTACCTTTATGTGTTTAGTGTTGCGTTCTCATATGCCGTACTTTACCCTTTTTTTTACTTCTTTTCGCGTAAAACATCGCGATATAAATATATGAATGCCCTTCGGCGGGTTTGGGGCTTCATTAGTTCTTTGTTAGTGGGGATTATCTACAGGTTTGATATCGAGCAGCCTATCGACTGGAGTAAAACCTATATTATTTGCCCAAACCATACCTCCAACCTTGATATTACAGCCATGAGCATCTTTGTTAAAACCAATGATTGCTGTTTTATGGGCAAGCAGGAACTGGCTGATTTTTTTGTGACGGCCCTTTTTTTCCGCACAGTTGATGTTCCGGTTGACCGGCAGAGTAAAATAGCTTCTTTCCGGGCGTTTAAAAAGGTAATGGAACGTTTGGCAAGCGGCGTTACCACTATCATTTTTCCGGAGGCTACTATCCAGGATGTCTACCCACCGCAATTAAAAGATTTTAAAAACGGGCCGTTTCGTATGGCTATCGAATTGAAGGTCCCTATTATTCCAGTTACTTCCCTCAATACCTGGAAAGTTTTATGGGACGATGGATTAAAATACGGCTCTAAGCCAGGGATATGTAATATATTTGTACATAAGCCGATTGAGACGGCACACTTAACCCTTGATGATGCCGATGCCCTGCGTGATGAAGTGCACGCCATCATCAGCCAAAAATTAGCAGAACATGACCATTGA
- a CDS encoding serine hydrolase has product MHLHKIKYFLLALAIFCRFTVTAQTTDIVKANPVTSPIEMENVGRIVFMPDTIPLAQTRQSDVLKEFVLQPQNNLSMRAFLGNSLTNIQHQMNPALTVAQLNEGNFQFAFYVDDQLIYKENLHKGAGYAYLKNSRTVLTIKLISNLHEDMWSRYLFSRFMMRGGEDAFTTGTHKLRVELRPYISIPEVKVGEIIASGEIKVIMPAVSAARAGIQAIKPNSGWQVSAEPYNTKLITQMNTSIAQNKFKNISSIVVIKNGKLLIEEYFNGEGRDTLHDPRSVGKTFAGAVMGIAIKDGFIKSEQQTLGEFYNLKNYQNYSPKKDSVTLKSLLTMSSVFDANDNDDDSPGNENNMYPTPNWVKFALDLKIDSNKKAYGAWNYFTAGIVVLGDILNQKVTGGLEKYADAKLFKPLGITKYQWPYTPQHVAGTAGGLKLRALDFAKFGQLYKNEGIWNGRQIIPKSWVQQSFTKHMALPADVVGPGFYGYLFWNKIYTVSGKDYETWYCTGNGGNKIFIFKDQPLVVVITAKAYNEAYAHPQADKIMQNYILPAVVN; this is encoded by the coding sequence ATGCATCTCCATAAAATAAAATACTTTTTACTAGCCTTAGCTATTTTTTGCCGTTTTACCGTAACTGCACAAACAACCGATATTGTAAAAGCTAACCCGGTTACCTCCCCAATAGAAATGGAAAACGTTGGCCGCATCGTTTTTATGCCGGATACTATTCCGCTTGCGCAAACGCGGCAATCGGACGTGTTAAAGGAATTTGTTCTTCAGCCGCAAAATAACCTCAGCATGCGCGCTTTCCTGGGCAACTCTTTAACAAATATTCAGCACCAGATGAATCCGGCACTTACCGTAGCGCAGCTTAATGAGGGTAATTTTCAGTTCGCTTTTTATGTGGATGATCAGCTGATCTATAAAGAGAACCTGCACAAAGGTGCCGGGTATGCTTATTTAAAAAATAGCCGTACGGTACTAACCATTAAACTCATCAGTAACCTGCACGAGGATATGTGGAGCCGGTATTTGTTCAGCCGTTTTATGATGCGGGGCGGAGAAGATGCTTTTACAACAGGCACCCATAAATTGCGGGTAGAGCTACGGCCCTACATTTCCATCCCCGAGGTGAAGGTTGGGGAGATCATAGCCAGCGGCGAAATCAAAGTAATTATGCCGGCAGTGAGCGCGGCCCGGGCCGGTATCCAGGCGATCAAACCTAATAGTGGCTGGCAGGTATCAGCAGAGCCATATAATACGAAGTTGATTACGCAAATGAACACCAGTATAGCTCAAAATAAGTTTAAAAACATCAGCAGTATCGTGGTGATTAAAAACGGAAAGCTGCTGATTGAGGAGTACTTTAACGGTGAGGGGCGCGATACCCTGCATGATCCGCGGTCGGTGGGAAAAACTTTTGCCGGTGCGGTAATGGGGATAGCGATAAAAGATGGTTTCATTAAATCGGAACAGCAAACCCTTGGTGAGTTTTATAACCTTAAAAACTACCAGAACTACTCGCCAAAAAAGGATAGTGTGACACTTAAAAGCCTGCTTACCATGAGTTCAGTATTTGATGCAAACGATAACGATGACGATTCGCCTGGCAATGAAAATAATATGTATCCCACGCCTAATTGGGTAAAGTTTGCACTTGACTTGAAAATAGACAGTAATAAAAAAGCCTATGGCGCATGGAACTACTTTACAGCAGGGATCGTAGTGCTTGGAGATATTCTGAATCAAAAAGTAACGGGCGGACTAGAGAAATATGCTGATGCCAAACTATTTAAGCCCCTAGGCATTACCAAATATCAATGGCCCTATACACCACAGCACGTAGCCGGTACAGCCGGGGGCCTCAAATTGCGTGCTTTGGATTTTGCCAAATTTGGTCAATTGTATAAGAACGAGGGCATTTGGAACGGCAGACAGATCATCCCGAAAAGCTGGGTGCAACAATCATTCACTAAGCATATGGCACTGCCTGCAGATGTGGTTGGCCCAGGTTTTTATGGTTATCTTTTCTGGAATAAAATTTACACAGTTAGTGGTAAAGATTACGAAACCTGGTATTGCACCGGCAATGGTGGCAATAAGATCTTCATTTTTAAAGATCAACCACTGGTGGTAGTTATCACCGCTAAAGCCTATAACGAAGCTTACGCGCACCCGCAAGCAGACAAAATAATGCAGAATTATATTCTTCCGGCAGTGGTAAATTGA
- a CDS encoding tryptophan--tRNA ligase, whose translation METVVSGIRSTGNLHLGNYYGAIQNFVKMQSEYNCYFFIADLHSLTTHPTPANLHGAVKQVLVEYLAAGIDPEKATIYVQSDVPEIAELYLYLNMNAYMGELERSTSFKDKVRANPDNVNAGLLTYPVLMAADILIHKATKVPVGKDQEQHLEMARTFGNRFNRLYNNEYFPEPYAFSMGESLIKIPGLDGKGKMGKSESEGNAIFLSDSPEVIRKKVMRAVSDGGPTEENQTKPQEIQNLFDLMKVVSAPDTLVHFDNLYNTMAIRYGDLKKQLAEDMIIATTPIREKINDIANDAPYLRQVAIYGAAKARESAQKTIREIREIIGFRKF comes from the coding sequence ATGGAAACTGTTGTTAGTGGTATCAGATCTACCGGAAATCTGCACCTGGGTAATTATTACGGAGCTATACAAAATTTCGTAAAAATGCAGAGTGAATATAACTGCTATTTTTTTATTGCCGATCTGCATTCCCTAACTACCCACCCTACCCCCGCCAATCTGCACGGTGCGGTAAAACAGGTTTTGGTGGAGTACTTAGCCGCCGGCATCGACCCGGAGAAAGCTACTATTTACGTACAGAGTGATGTACCCGAAATTGCCGAATTGTACCTGTACCTCAACATGAATGCCTACATGGGCGAATTGGAACGCAGTACGTCCTTTAAAGATAAAGTACGCGCGAATCCCGATAACGTAAATGCGGGTCTGTTGACCTACCCTGTGCTGATGGCTGCCGATATCCTGATCCACAAGGCAACCAAGGTGCCCGTGGGCAAAGACCAGGAGCAACATTTGGAAATGGCGCGAACGTTTGGCAACCGCTTCAACAGACTGTACAACAACGAGTATTTCCCAGAGCCTTATGCTTTTAGCATGGGCGAAAGTTTGATAAAGATCCCCGGGTTAGACGGTAAAGGCAAAATGGGCAAAAGCGAAAGTGAAGGCAATGCCATCTTCCTTTCAGATTCGCCGGAAGTTATCCGTAAAAAAGTAATGCGCGCTGTTAGCGATGGCGGGCCAACCGAAGAAAACCAAACCAAACCACAGGAGATCCAGAATCTGTTCGATTTGATGAAAGTGGTATCAGCACCCGATACGCTGGTTCATTTCGACAACCTGTATAACACCATGGCTATCCGTTACGGAGATCTGAAAAAGCAGCTGGCAGAAGACATGATCATCGCTACTACCCCTATTCGCGAAAAGATAAATGATATTGCCAATGATGCCCCATATCTGAGGCAGGTTGCCATTTATGGTGCCGCCAAAGCCCGCGAAAGCGCACAAAAAACCATTAGGGAAATAAGGGAAATTATTGGTTTCAGGAAGTTTTAA